The following are from one region of the Mus caroli chromosome 13, CAROLI_EIJ_v1.1, whole genome shotgun sequence genome:
- the LOC110308370 gene encoding peptidyl-prolyl cis-trans isomerase NIMA-interacting 4, translating into MPPKGKSGSGKGGKGGAASGSDSTDKKAQGPKGGGNAVKVRHILCEKHGKIMEAMEKLKSGMRFSEVATQYSEDKARQGGDLGWMTRGSMVGPFQEAAFALPVSGMDKPVFTDPPVKTKFGYHIIMVEGRK; encoded by the coding sequence ATGCCGCCGAAGGGGAAAAGTGGTTctggaaaaggagggaaaggaggtgcAGCCTCTGGGAGTGACAGTACTGACAAGAAGGCTCAGGGCCCTAAAGGTGGTGGCAATGCAGTAAAGGTCAGACACATTCTGTGTGAAAAACATGGGAAAATCATGGAAGCCATGGAAAAGTTAAAGTCTGGGATGAGATTCAGTGAAGTGGCCACACAATATAGTGAAGATAAAGCCAGACAAGGGGGTGACTTGGGTTGGATGACCAGAGGATCCATGGTGGGGCCATTTCAAGAAGCAGCGTTTGCCTTGCCTGTAAGTGGGATGGATAAGCCTGTGTTTACAGACCCACCAGTTAAGACAAAATTTGGATATCATATTATTATGGttgaagggagaaaataa